The following proteins come from a genomic window of Micromonospora echinofusca:
- the rfbH gene encoding lipopolysaccharide biosynthesis protein RfbH, which yields MSDRKALLLDEVRKYHQDVQPDRAFEPGVTEIWPSGAMLDADDRVALVEAALDMRIAAGGYARTFESRFARTLGRRKAHLVNSGSSANLLAVTALTSEVLGERRLRPGDEVITVAAGFPTTVNPIIQNGLLPVFVDVELGTYNTTAERVAAAIGPKTRAIVLAHTLGNPYEATEIAELAREHGLFFVEDNCDAVGSTYDGRLTGTFGDLTTVSFYPAHHLTMGEGGCVLTSNLALARVVESLRDWGRDCWCAPGDSNTCLKRFKHQLGNLPAGYDHKYIYSHVGYNLKATDLQAALGLTQLAKLDDFTALRRRNWRRLREQLDGVPHLLLPEATPRSEPSWFGFVITVAPDAPFTRSQLVAFLEDRKIGTRQLFAGNLTRQPGYLNQPYRVVGDLTNSDIITEQTLWVGVYPALTEEMIDYVAATVTEFATGRA from the coding sequence ATGAGCGACCGCAAGGCTCTGCTGCTGGACGAGGTACGCAAGTACCACCAGGACGTGCAACCCGACCGGGCGTTCGAGCCGGGCGTCACCGAGATCTGGCCCTCCGGTGCCATGCTCGACGCCGACGACCGGGTGGCCCTGGTCGAGGCGGCGCTGGACATGCGCATCGCGGCCGGAGGCTACGCCCGTACGTTCGAGTCACGGTTCGCCCGCACGCTGGGCCGGCGCAAGGCGCACCTGGTCAACTCCGGCTCGTCCGCCAACCTGCTCGCGGTCACCGCGCTGACCTCCGAGGTGCTCGGGGAGCGGCGGCTCCGCCCCGGCGACGAGGTGATCACCGTCGCCGCAGGCTTCCCGACCACCGTCAACCCGATCATCCAGAACGGCCTCCTGCCGGTCTTCGTGGACGTCGAGCTGGGCACGTACAACACCACGGCGGAGCGGGTGGCCGCCGCGATCGGGCCGAAGACCCGGGCGATCGTGCTGGCGCACACGCTGGGCAACCCGTACGAGGCGACCGAGATCGCCGAGCTGGCCCGGGAACACGGCCTGTTCTTCGTCGAGGACAACTGCGACGCGGTGGGCTCCACCTACGACGGCCGGCTCACCGGCACCTTCGGTGACCTCACCACGGTCAGCTTCTACCCCGCGCACCACCTGACGATGGGCGAGGGCGGGTGCGTCCTGACGTCGAACCTGGCGCTCGCCCGGGTCGTGGAGTCGCTACGCGACTGGGGCCGGGACTGCTGGTGCGCGCCCGGGGACTCGAACACCTGCCTGAAGCGCTTCAAGCACCAGCTCGGCAACCTGCCGGCCGGGTACGACCACAAGTACATCTACTCGCACGTCGGCTACAACCTGAAGGCCACCGACCTGCAGGCCGCGCTCGGCCTCACCCAGTTGGCGAAGCTGGACGACTTCACCGCGCTGCGGCGCCGCAACTGGCGTCGGCTGCGGGAGCAGTTGGACGGCGTACCGCACCTGCTGCTGCCGGAGGCCACGCCGCGCAGCGAGCCGAGCTGGTTCGGCTTTGTGATCACGGTTGCCCCCGACGCCCCCTTCACCCGCTCGCAACTGGTGGCCTTCCTCGAGGATCGCAAGATCGGCACGCGACAGTTGTTCGCCGGTAATCTGACCCGGCAGCCGGGATATCTGAATCAGCCGTACCGGGTGGTGGGTGACCTGACCAACAGCGACATCATCACCGAGCAGACCCTCTGGGTGGGCGTCTATCCCGCGTTGACCGAAGAGATGATCGACTACGTCGCGGCCACGGTCACCGAATTCGCCACCGGTCGCGCATGA
- a CDS encoding YciI family protein produces the protein MKYLLLITHNQQTRNAWQNMSEAERELGLKAHAALGGELAEAGELIVSEALADQSRSKRVLVKNGRVTTTDGPFPEVKEYLAGFYLIECDGIDSAVAHAARIPEAAFGQVEVRPVLGAGDTGR, from the coding sequence GTGAAGTATCTACTCCTGATCACCCATAATCAGCAGACACGGAACGCCTGGCAGAACATGTCCGAGGCCGAGCGCGAGTTGGGCCTCAAGGCTCATGCCGCCCTGGGCGGCGAGCTGGCCGAGGCCGGCGAGCTGATCGTGTCGGAGGCGCTGGCCGACCAGAGCCGCAGCAAGCGGGTCCTCGTGAAGAACGGCAGAGTGACCACCACCGACGGCCCTTTTCCCGAGGTCAAGGAGTACCTCGCCGGGTTCTATCTGATCGAGTGCGACGGCATCGACAGTGCCGTCGCGCACGCCGCCCGGATTCCGGAGGCCGCCTTCGGCCAGGTCGAGGTACGCCCGGTGCTCGGCGCCGGGGACACGGGACGGTGA
- a CDS encoding RNA polymerase sigma factor yields MSTATDVEDLLREHAPQVLSALVRRHGGFDTCEDAVQEALLAAAVQWPADGVPANPIGWLTTVASRRWTELWRSDAARRRRERTAAALASPGSGPVPEADDTLALLMLCCHPSLTQVSQVALTLRAVGGLSTAEIARAFLVPESTVAQRISRAKQRIRASGAEFRMPSPAERPKRVAAVMEVLYLIFNEGYTASSGAALNRMELTAEAIRLTRQLHARLPDDGEVAGLLALMLLTDARRPARTGPDGALIPLAEQDRSLWDSRAITEGIALITRTLASAPVGPYQIQAAIAAVHDEAPRAGDTDWRQILGLYDLWQRIAPGPMVALNRIVAVAMVEGPHAALRQLTAAEADPALAGHHRVHAVRAHLLDLTGDRRAARTHYELAARETLSLPEQRYLYSRARSATGG; encoded by the coding sequence GTGAGCACCGCCACGGATGTCGAGGACCTGCTGCGCGAACACGCGCCACAGGTCCTCTCCGCGCTCGTCCGCCGTCACGGCGGCTTCGACACCTGCGAGGACGCCGTACAGGAGGCGCTGCTGGCGGCGGCGGTGCAGTGGCCGGCGGACGGTGTGCCGGCCAACCCCATCGGTTGGCTGACCACCGTCGCCTCCCGCCGCTGGACCGAGCTCTGGCGCAGCGACGCGGCCCGGCGGCGCCGCGAGCGGACCGCCGCCGCGCTGGCGTCCCCGGGCTCCGGCCCGGTTCCCGAGGCCGACGACACGCTCGCCCTGCTGATGTTGTGCTGCCATCCGTCGCTCACCCAGGTCTCGCAGGTGGCCCTCACCCTGCGCGCCGTGGGCGGGCTGAGCACCGCCGAGATCGCCCGGGCGTTCCTGGTGCCCGAGTCCACCGTCGCCCAGCGGATCAGCCGCGCCAAGCAGCGGATCCGGGCCAGCGGGGCCGAGTTCCGGATGCCCTCGCCGGCGGAGCGTCCCAAGCGGGTGGCCGCGGTGATGGAGGTGCTCTACCTCATCTTCAACGAGGGCTACACCGCCTCCTCCGGCGCCGCCCTCAACCGGATGGAACTCACCGCGGAGGCCATCCGCCTGACCCGGCAGCTGCACGCCCGGCTCCCCGACGACGGCGAGGTGGCGGGGCTGCTGGCGCTGATGCTGCTCACCGACGCCCGTCGCCCGGCGCGCACCGGCCCGGACGGCGCCCTGATCCCGCTCGCCGAGCAGGACCGCTCGCTGTGGGACAGCCGGGCCATCACCGAGGGGATCGCCCTGATCACGAGGACGCTGGCCAGCGCCCCGGTGGGTCCGTACCAGATCCAGGCCGCCATCGCCGCCGTGCACGACGAGGCGCCCCGCGCCGGGGACACCGACTGGCGGCAGATCCTCGGCCTGTACGACCTGTGGCAGCGCATCGCGCCCGGTCCGATGGTCGCCCTCAACCGGATCGTCGCCGTCGCCATGGTGGAGGGCCCGCACGCCGCGCTGCGTCAGCTCACGGCGGCGGAGGCCGATCCGGCCCTGGCCGGGCACCACCGGGTGCACGCGGTCCGCGCCCACCTGCTCGACCTCACCGGTGACCGGAGGGCCGCCCGCACCCACTACGAGCTGGCCGCCCGGGAGACCCTCAGCCTGCCCGAGCAGCGCTACCTCTACTCGCGGGCCCGGAGCGCGACCGGCGGCTGA
- a CDS encoding acyltransferase family protein encodes MAIPTANVPSTATSGSERLHALDAVRAGALLLGVVLHATLSFLEPRTWVVGDVSTSPAMNSVYFVVHVFRMTLFFLIAGFFARMLLHRRGTGGFIRNRAVRILVPFVVFWPLMMVSTVVVIIWAANQAGEEVPGPTPMTPSTFPLTHLWFLYWLLMLYVAALVVRGIVVSLDKAGNLRSRVVDPVIRTIVKTDLTPVVIGAPLLVAFLLKDDWEIWYGVPPAENGVVPNPVAVVAYGTAFGFGWLLHRQIDLLRFWERRGLRNLAIAVVLTGVALAMAGTIPPDGAEPMGARKIVYAVVYVLAIWAWTMALMGLAMRYLSKPNPRIRYVSDASYWIYIIHLPVVMALQTAVAQVGLPWFVKYPLILLVAYPLTLVSYRYLVRYTFIGRLLNGRRRKGESAEKAPETTPPVAAH; translated from the coding sequence ATGGCCATCCCCACAGCAAATGTCCCCAGCACCGCCACCAGCGGCTCCGAACGGCTCCACGCGCTCGACGCGGTACGGGCGGGAGCTCTACTGCTCGGAGTCGTCCTTCACGCGACACTCTCCTTTCTCGAACCGCGGACCTGGGTGGTGGGCGACGTGTCCACCAGCCCGGCCATGAACAGCGTCTATTTCGTGGTGCACGTCTTCCGGATGACGCTGTTCTTCCTGATCGCCGGCTTCTTCGCGCGAATGTTGCTGCACCGCCGGGGCACCGGCGGCTTCATCCGCAACCGGGCGGTACGGATCCTCGTGCCCTTCGTCGTCTTCTGGCCGCTGATGATGGTCTCGACCGTCGTGGTGATCATCTGGGCCGCCAACCAGGCCGGCGAGGAGGTGCCCGGTCCCACGCCCATGACCCCGAGCACCTTCCCGTTGACCCACCTGTGGTTCCTCTACTGGCTGCTCATGCTCTACGTGGCGGCGCTCGTCGTACGCGGGATCGTGGTGTCGCTGGACAAGGCCGGCAACCTGCGGTCGCGGGTCGTCGACCCGGTGATCCGGACCATCGTGAAGACCGACCTGACCCCGGTGGTGATCGGGGCGCCGCTCCTCGTGGCGTTCCTGCTCAAGGACGACTGGGAGATCTGGTACGGCGTGCCGCCGGCGGAGAACGGCGTCGTCCCGAACCCGGTGGCGGTGGTCGCCTACGGCACGGCCTTCGGCTTCGGCTGGCTGCTGCACCGGCAGATCGACCTGCTCCGCTTCTGGGAGCGGCGCGGGCTGCGCAACCTCGCGATCGCCGTGGTGCTCACGGGCGTCGCGCTCGCGATGGCGGGCACCATCCCGCCCGACGGGGCCGAGCCGATGGGGGCCAGGAAGATCGTCTACGCGGTCGTCTACGTGCTCGCGATCTGGGCCTGGACGATGGCGCTGATGGGGCTGGCGATGCGGTACCTGTCCAAGCCCAACCCGCGCATCCGCTACGTCTCGGACGCCTCGTACTGGATCTACATCATCCACCTGCCGGTGGTCATGGCGTTGCAGACGGCCGTCGCCCAGGTGGGCCTGCCGTGGTTCGTCAAGTACCCGCTGATCCTGCTGGTCGCCTACCCGCTGACCCTGGTCAGCTACCGCTACCTGGTGCGTTACACCTTCATCGGGCGCCTGCTCAACGGGCGTCGGCGCAAGGGTGAGTCGGCTGAGAAGGCGCCGGAGACGACGCCACCGGTGGCCGCTCACTGA
- a CDS encoding DHA2 family efflux MFS transporter permease subunit, with the protein MSTGTTPRRDDAPSAPGEGTDPRRWRALALLGFVQFMFVIDMTVVNVALPRIQDDLGMSRAGLAWVVNGYVLMAGGLLLFGGRLADLFGRRRIFMTGVVIFAVASVTSGAAVNSEMLIFSRFLQGVGEAIAAPAALGMVFLLFSEPADRVKAVGIWGGLSGIAGTLGPVVGGLIANDTSWRWIFYINVPVTIFALIMVPRLVSETRMERRGQRLDFTGMLTATGGLVAIVYGLLQAAERSWGAWQVLVPLLGGVALLGLMVLIEARASAPLIPLRFFANRTRAVGYLVGLALSCAFFGFTFLVTLFEQQVLGYSPLKGGLSFIPVGLGIAFGVGLSTGMIPKLGVKPVIIIGLIGASAGLIYTSMIDVDATYTASIMPGMIVLGLFFGLAMPGTANTALWKVTTQDTGLASAMQNVMQQVGGALGLSVLVALALRFGNSQLGEGAAPAVAATEGYALSLRIAAGVLLVCAVVVLLALERITVSPELTGAPRKSEPEQVAGDPTPTH; encoded by the coding sequence ATGAGCACCGGTACAACACCGCGCCGGGACGACGCGCCGAGTGCGCCCGGGGAGGGCACGGATCCGCGCCGGTGGCGCGCGCTCGCCCTGCTCGGGTTCGTCCAGTTCATGTTCGTGATCGACATGACCGTGGTGAACGTGGCTCTGCCCCGGATCCAGGACGATCTCGGGATGTCGCGGGCCGGCCTGGCGTGGGTCGTCAACGGCTACGTGCTCATGGCCGGTGGTCTGCTGCTGTTCGGCGGCCGGCTGGCCGACCTGTTCGGCCGTCGGCGCATCTTCATGACCGGTGTGGTGATCTTCGCCGTCGCCTCCGTCACGTCCGGCGCCGCGGTGAACTCCGAGATGCTGATCTTCAGCCGCTTCCTCCAGGGCGTCGGTGAGGCGATCGCGGCCCCCGCCGCGCTGGGCATGGTCTTCCTGCTCTTCTCCGAGCCGGCTGACCGGGTCAAGGCGGTCGGCATCTGGGGTGGCCTCTCGGGCATCGCCGGGACCCTGGGGCCGGTGGTCGGTGGCCTCATCGCCAACGACACGAGCTGGCGCTGGATCTTCTACATCAACGTGCCGGTCACCATCTTCGCGCTGATCATGGTGCCCCGGCTGGTCTCGGAGACCAGGATGGAGCGCCGCGGCCAGCGGCTGGACTTCACCGGCATGCTGACCGCGACCGGTGGTCTGGTGGCCATCGTCTACGGCCTGTTGCAGGCCGCCGAGCGGTCGTGGGGCGCCTGGCAGGTGCTCGTGCCGCTGCTCGGTGGTGTCGCGCTGCTCGGGCTCATGGTCCTGATCGAGGCGCGCGCCTCGGCGCCGCTGATCCCGCTGCGGTTCTTCGCCAACCGCACCCGCGCCGTGGGTTACCTGGTCGGCCTCGCCCTGTCCTGCGCGTTCTTCGGGTTCACCTTCCTGGTGACCCTCTTCGAGCAGCAGGTGCTCGGCTACTCGCCGCTCAAGGGCGGGCTGTCCTTCATCCCGGTCGGCCTCGGCATCGCCTTCGGCGTCGGCCTGTCCACCGGGATGATCCCGAAGCTCGGCGTGAAGCCGGTGATCATCATCGGTCTCATCGGCGCCTCCGCCGGCCTCATCTACACCAGCATGATCGATGTCGACGCGACCTACACCGCCAGCATCATGCCGGGCATGATCGTGCTGGGCCTCTTCTTCGGTCTGGCCATGCCGGGCACCGCCAACACCGCCCTGTGGAAGGTCACCACCCAGGACACGGGCCTGGCTTCGGCGATGCAGAACGTCATGCAGCAGGTGGGTGGGGCCCTGGGCCTCTCGGTCCTGGTCGCGCTGGCCCTGCGGTTCGGCAACAGCCAGCTGGGCGAGGGCGCGGCGCCCGCGGTGGCCGCCACCGAGGGCTACGCCCTGTCGCTGCGGATCGCCGCCGGTGTGCTCCTGGTCTGCGCCGTGGTCGTCCTCCTGGCCCTGGAGCGGATCACCGTGTCTCCGGAGCTGACCGGGGCTCCCCGGAAGAGCGAACCCGAGCAGGTCGCCGGCGACCCGACGCCGACTCACTGA
- a CDS encoding YciI family protein codes for MKYMILINHNKQTRDAWQNMSEAEQAVGMKAHMSLVGDLSESGELIVSDALADQSQAKRVLVKDGQVSTTDGPFPEVKEYVAGFYLIECDSLEKAVEHAARIPEANFGMVEVRPVLSAGGPDM; via the coding sequence ATGAAGTACATGATCCTGATCAACCACAACAAGCAGACCCGGGACGCCTGGCAGAACATGTCCGAGGCCGAGCAGGCGGTGGGCATGAAGGCCCACATGTCCCTCGTGGGGGACCTCTCCGAGTCGGGCGAGCTGATCGTGTCCGACGCGCTGGCCGACCAGAGCCAGGCCAAGCGGGTCCTGGTCAAGGACGGTCAGGTGAGCACCACCGACGGCCCCTTCCCCGAGGTCAAGGAGTACGTCGCCGGCTTCTACCTGATCGAGTGCGACAGCCTCGAGAAGGCCGTCGAGCACGCCGCCCGGATCCCGGAGGCCAACTTCGGCATGGTCGAGGTGCGCCCGGTCCTCAGCGCCGGCGGCCCGGACATGTGA
- a CDS encoding SgcJ/EcaC family oxidoreductase, with translation MTTKARWGDASTLLAKAGVQEDTSYYGRFTAPDEKAALTACMRVQAAWAANDADAFAEVFTDNGSLLMQDNQLVSREEIREYMAQGFAGGLKGARVKGWPVEVTFLSEDVAMVVTEGGIIMAGDTDIASENLIRATWVIVRQPDGQVRLVSHQSSPIKG, from the coding sequence ATGACCACGAAGGCACGGTGGGGCGACGCCTCGACGCTGCTCGCCAAGGCCGGTGTCCAGGAGGACACCTCCTACTACGGTCGGTTCACCGCCCCGGACGAGAAGGCGGCGCTGACGGCGTGCATGCGCGTCCAGGCGGCCTGGGCGGCGAACGACGCGGACGCGTTCGCCGAGGTGTTCACCGACAACGGCAGCCTGCTGATGCAGGACAACCAGCTGGTCAGCCGTGAGGAGATCCGGGAGTACATGGCCCAGGGCTTCGCGGGCGGCCTCAAGGGCGCGCGGGTGAAGGGCTGGCCCGTCGAGGTCACGTTCCTCTCCGAGGACGTCGCCATGGTCGTCACCGAGGGCGGCATCATCATGGCGGGGGACACGGACATCGCGTCGGAGAACCTCATCAGGGCCACCTGGGTGATCGTCCGGCAGCCGGACGGCCAGGTGAGGCTGGTGTCGCACCAGAGCAGCCCGATCAAGGGCTGA
- a CDS encoding SgcJ/EcaC family oxidoreductase, giving the protein MSNDAAALVAGAKEWATLYGDYSNGEEGAVLTAPLRFRAAWAANDPGALADMFVENGSFLAGDRQLMNREEIRSYMAEAFAGGLKGSSLVTDVREIRMLTDSVAIAITDGGIIPDGQESLGDADRVRMMWVAVKQNGDWRLASYQSSPVTG; this is encoded by the coding sequence ATGAGCAACGACGCCGCAGCGCTCGTGGCCGGGGCCAAGGAGTGGGCGACGCTGTACGGGGACTACTCCAACGGTGAGGAGGGCGCCGTCCTCACCGCGCCGCTGAGGTTCCGCGCCGCCTGGGCGGCCAACGACCCCGGGGCGCTGGCCGACATGTTCGTCGAGAACGGCAGTTTCCTCGCCGGCGACCGGCAGCTGATGAACCGCGAGGAGATCCGGTCGTACATGGCGGAGGCGTTCGCGGGCGGACTCAAGGGGTCGAGTTTGGTCACCGACGTCCGGGAGATCCGGATGCTGACCGATTCCGTCGCCATCGCCATCACCGACGGCGGCATCATTCCGGACGGTCAGGAATCGCTCGGCGACGCGGACCGGGTCCGCATGATGTGGGTGGCCGTCAAGCAGAACGGCGACTGGCGGCTCGCCTCGTACCAGAGCAGCCCGGTGACGGGCTGA
- a CDS encoding SgcJ/EcaC family oxidoreductase, whose product MSTTTAQKKSLDAYYGPFTSEMEKEVLSVPLRLVGAWSHNDADGVADVFTEDGILILPGDVYKKGRDEIRSFMAAAYAGPFKGTGVTGNPVDLRILSDDVALIRTHGGILAAGQAEIAPELAVRSTWVTVKKDGQWQLAGYQNSPRGEGATLRW is encoded by the coding sequence ATGTCCACGACCACCGCCCAGAAGAAATCCCTCGACGCCTATTACGGGCCCTTCACCAGTGAAATGGAGAAGGAGGTCCTCAGCGTGCCGCTGCGCCTGGTGGGGGCGTGGTCCCACAACGACGCCGACGGGGTGGCCGACGTCTTCACCGAGGACGGGATCCTCATCCTTCCCGGTGACGTCTACAAGAAGGGCCGGGACGAGATCCGCTCGTTCATGGCCGCCGCGTACGCCGGCCCGTTCAAGGGCACCGGGGTGACCGGCAACCCCGTCGACCTGCGCATCCTCTCCGACGACGTGGCCCTCATCCGTACCCACGGCGGGATCCTCGCGGCCGGGCAGGCCGAGATCGCGCCCGAGCTGGCCGTGCGGTCCACCTGGGTCACGGTGAAGAAGGACGGTCAGTGGCAGCTCGCCGGCTACCAGAACAGCCCGCGCGGCGAGGGCGCCACCCTGCGCTGGTGA